The Natrinema pellirubrum DSM 15624 region TCGGAGTTGATTACCGAGGTACCGCCGTCGGCGATGATCGGTTTCTCCTCCCCGCCGGCCTCGAGATCCTCCCGGTAGGACTTCAGGTCGAGGATGACGTTCCGCGGATCGAGCGGCCGGTCGGAGGACTTGGCCGGACAGACCGAGGAACAGCGACCGCATTTGGTACAGGCGTCCTGGTCGAGGATCTCCTTCCAGGTGAAGTCGTCGATGGACTCGGCGTTGGTCGCGTCCAGATCCGAGGGGACGTTGGGCAGGCGCTTGCCTGCTTTCTCGTCGCGCGTGACGACGTTCGCAAAGGAAGAGATCATGTGGAACGGCTTGGCGTAGGGGATCCACGCGATGAAGAAGAAGGCGATCAGCGAGTGGGACCACCACGCGAGCCAGTGGAGGTTCTCGACGTTGAAGCCGGCCCCGTTCAGTCCGGCCTGTTCGGCACCCATCGTCGGCAGCCCGACGGCGTCGAAGCTAAGCGCCATCCCGTAGGCGACGAAGCTGACGATCTCGTGGTCGGGAATGCCGGCACTGTAGATGCGCAGTCCCTCGAGCAGGAAGCCGCCGATGCCCAGCGCGAACAGCGTCCAGATGAAGATATCGTCCTCGTTGGAGGTGTGTCGGCCCCAGAGACGGTGGTTGCGCACCCAGTAGCGCCGATACATCGCCATCCCGATGCCAACGACGAACAGCAGCCCAAGCGCGTCGACCATGAACTGGTAGGCGAGATAGAAGTCACCGTCCCAGAACGACATGTGAAGGATCTTCTGGGCGGCGTACTCCTCGGCCATCAGGATCAGCGTCGCGATAAACAGCGTCAGGAACCCCCAGAGGATAAAGGAGTGCATCAGGCCGCCGTAGAGGTCCCGATTGAACTGTTTCTCGTTCGAGAGCACGATCTTGGCCGAGCTCACGATGCGGTTCGGCAGGTCGTTCAGACGCGCGAAGGAGTCGTCGTCGCCCTGCGAGTAGCGGGCGAACCGCCGATAGACGCCGTAGGTGAAGACGGCGATGGCGGTGAACGCGAGGAAGTAAAACGTCGCGTACTCGACACTGGTGATGCCCCAGTACGTCTCCCTCGCCACGTCTGACTGTGCTAGTGCATGCATATCCAATGACGGGGAGGGCGGTAACTTAATTCTTGCCACACTCGGTCGAAGTCAACCCCGACGCCGTCTTGCGAAAATTTTCCTACTATTTCGAGTTTATAATAGTCGTCCATGTTCGTTTCGCCCGCCCAACCTATCTGGCAACAGGCTTAAATAGCCGCCCGTCGGGAGTGTCCACCCATGAACGACAAAACCGAGGAACTCCGGGACATCTTCACCGACGTCACCGACGGCGAGGAGACCGTCACCGAATCACAAGAGGACACCCGCGGCTCCTTAGAGCGGGACGAACGGACCGATCAGGAACGCCTCGAGAGCGTCGTCCAGCAGATGCGCGAGCGCTACGAGTTCGAGACGCCGCTCTCGGACGACGAACTACTCACCGTCGCCAGAGGCTTTTACGACGACCGGAGCGACGAGGCGGTCGCCGACGACCTCGGTGTCGACGCCGAGGTCGTCTTCGAGGCCCGCATGTCGCTGCATCTCGTCGGCGAGGACGACGCCGACGAGGTCGACCTCGCGGCGATCCGCGACCGCGACGCCGACGACGCGACGCTCGCCGACGACTACGGCGTCAGCGAGGCCGCGATCCGCCGCTACCGCCGCGTCGCCGAGGCCGAGGACCAGTCCCGGACCGCCAACGACCGCTACCGCGACGAGTTCGACAGCGTCCTCGCCGACGCCGACCTCTCCGAACGCATGACCTCCGACCTCCGCGAGGACGGCCTCGAGGACGCCACTGAGGGGATGGAGACGGACGTGGAGTTCTGATACGTCAGAAATTGGAAATTACGTGACCGATCCGTAACCGGCCTCTTCTCGAGACGTTTCGGAGAGAGCTACTGCGAAGACAGTCCCTTTTTCGAGCACTCGTGTGAGCATGTGGGCCCTCATTCCGTTACTAGAGCATAGCCAATCCAGAGGACAATCGGACCAATAATCGGTATCAGAATAGATGTTACCAACATTACCCCAGTCAAAAGAAATACTCTGTCCGTGTCGTCTTCTGTTGCACGGAAGTACATTCCTGCCGTCGGAATTCCGACCATCACTACGATCGCTGCACTAATTAGTATCAACTCTTCTGTCTGAATGAATAACAACGCGTCTATTCCTATTTTAATTATTCCACTTGATAATACCATTATAGTCCCTATTTGACTGCGTAGTTATTATACTTACTATATTCAATTCTCTATATTAAGGCGGGAAATAATATCGAGGTGTCTTACTCAGCAACCTTCTAAAATAACAAACAGTATATGGTGGGTGATTTATAGAATATGGCTCTAATGACCCTTGTCAATAGTTATTTTATTTATCTGCACGTATTCACCGCTGTCTCCATCTTCATTTCCGAAATCAGCAAAAGACATACTTACTCCCTGTACGTGAGCCTCAACTCTTAGTTTTACCCAGACATTATAAGTATCATTGACATCAAGTTCAAAATTATTTATTTTCCCTTTATATTGGCTCAAACCATTAGTAGAATTAGCTCCCGCCCTTGCGGCCGAAAAATTCAGCAGGGAGACACTTCTCGTGGTTCCAGAATCTACATCTTCAATGATTCCCTCGATCTCAGCTTCAGCAGATCCAGAACCTCCTGCGAAAACATATCCAGAAGCGGATATGTCGAAATAAATATCAACAAGGTCTTCTGGATCATCTCCATCTGAGTCATAGACTTCTATTTGACGACCGAGCCACACCTCTCCTTTGTAGCCGCCCCATCCTTGACCGACAACAGCAGTGCCAGTAATATATTCGTCAGCACCGGAGGGAGCACTCTCCCAATGCCAGTTAACCCCATTCCCAGTAACCCCGAGTGGTTTCCACGTTTTATCTGCTTTTTTCGCTCGATTGAAGTCATGGATATCCACTGCCTCTTCGCCGTCAGTATCTATACGCACAGGATGAGTCATTATTATTTATCTTCCTCTCTAATACTGATAGTATACTCATCTTCTTTTATCTCACTCTTCTTTCTACGATTTATTTCTCTCTTATCTCTTTCATCAATCTGTGGGAGTTTTTTCAAGTTAATCTTTATACGGGTGTTTCTCCTTCCAGAGTTTAACTTTAGGGTTACTCTAGGGACGGTCGGATAATTGCGCAAATCATTTATAAGATCTTTATCAGTGATACGCTTGTATAATATATTTTTGTTTTTTTGGACCCATCCCTCTTTCACTAGTTCATCCCGTAGATTTTCATCTGTTTCTTTAGGTATTTCATTCCCATTACCCTTGCCAGATGCAAGACTTGTTCCACCCACTAGGAGTGATACCATGCTAATATTCCGAAGTACCGATCTTCTATTACTTCTCATAACTCCATATAAGGATTTCACCAATAGTATATGTATTCAACTATTATAGACTGATCATATGGTTGCGTTCGGGAGCCGACCTCGGATACTATCGCTCTAGGTGATGTGTGTGTGTGTGTGTTTATTCCACGCGTACAGACGTTCGTTCGGGATTACGGGCAAGAAACTAACGTACACACGATGTTCGCTGACCCCTGCGACTCGCCGAGCGGTACATCACCTCGGCGCACACGCGCCGGTTCACGTTGTCCGGGCGGGACTTCTTATAGGAAACCGCGTCCAAACGGACTGTGACCTGCACGTACATCTCGTTCAGTGACCTCCGCACCGCCGCCTACTGCCCCCGGAAGTGCTACTATCAGCAGCGACTCCCGGCAGAGGAGCGCGAGCCGCCGCCCGAAGTCGACGCGATCCGGGCGCTCGAGCCCCGCTACGAATCGCTGCTCGAGGCTCCACCGGGGGACCTCGAGGACGAACCGATCGCCGTCCCGGCGGTTCGGTACCGGGATCGACTGGCGGCGACCCGTGACCGGCTCGCGGAGAGCGGGCAGTGGGACCGGCTTCGAGACCCGCTCGACCGCGACGTGTTCGCGACCGGCCGCCACTGTCGCGGGATCGTTCACAAGGTCCTTGCCGACCCGCTCGAGCCGGTGCTGGTGTCTTCGGGGGAGCCGCCCGAGAACGGCGTCTGGGAGTCCCAGTCGGTCCAGGCGGTCGCGGCCGCGAAGGCAATCGCATGGGAACATCAGACGTCGGTCGAACGGGCCTGGCTCGAGTATCCGGCCCACGGCGTGATCCGCTCGGTCGACATGACGACCCGCCGGAAAGCGACCTACAGGAGCGCGTTGCGGGCGATCCGTGAGCTTGACGGTCCGCCCCCGCGGACGACCAACCGCTCGAAATGCGAGTCCTGTGAGTTCGCTGCGGAGTGTGGTGTCACGACGCGGACGTTGCGATCGCTGCTGGGATTGTAGGCCGGTCGCTCGAGCTACCGTCCCAGCGCCGCTTTCAGGACCGCGGTCGCGACGGCGAAGACGAGCCCGAAGACGATGCCGATCGGCACCGCGCTCTCGAGCGACTGCCCGCCGATGACGACCTTGCTGCCAGCGTACACACCGCCGGGGACCGTAACGGTGAGAAGGAACCACAGCACTGGTCGCGTCCGGAACCACGAGTCGCTGCTGGGCTGACTGCTCATGGGCGACGTACGGAAACATGTCGGATCGTTATCGTATGTAGTTTTCGTTGTCAAAGGGGGCAGCAGCGACGTGTTCGGAGCGGGTGGTGGTTACGGCTGCCGCGAGTCAGTGTTGCTCGAGCCAGGCCTCGATCTCGTCGGCCATCGCACCGCGGCGGTGGATCGTCCCGCTCGAGACGTCGACGACGGTACTCTCGGTCCCGCCATCGGTCTCGCCGCTGTCGAGGACGACGGCCGCGTCCTCGCGGATTTCCGGATCGAGGTCGTCGACCTGGCATGCGCTCTCGCGGCCGCTGACGTTCGCGCTGGTCGACGTAATCGGCGTCCCGGCCCGCTCACAGAGTCGCAACGCGACCGCGTGGTCCGGGACTCGGACCCCGACGCGGTCCCGTCCCGCGGTCAGTTCGTCCGGTACGGTCTCGCGTCGCCGACAGAGGACCGTCACCGGGCCGGGGAGAAACGTGCCCATGAACTGCCGTTCCCGCTCGGTCGCGCGGACGTGCTGTAGTGCCGATGGGACCGACGGCACCGCCATGGAGACCGGCTTCGACCGGTCCCGGCCTTTCACCTCGAAGACCCGCTCGACGGCGGCGGGCGAGAGGGCGTCCGCGGCGAGGCCGTAGACCGTCTCCGTCGGGTAGACGACGAGTTTCCCCTCCTCGATCGCCTCGGCTGCGCGGTCGTACTCGCTCATTCGGGTCGAACTCGGCGGATCCCGGGCAAAAACCTGTCGCTCAGCGCCGGTCACTCGAGGCCGAGTTCGGCCTCGAGGGCGTCGTAGTCGGGGAAGTCGGGCCACTCGGTGGCGACCCACGCGCCTTCGATCGTGCGGTCATCCGCGAGCGCGAAGAAGGCGACGCGGGGTTCGCCGAGGCCGGTCATGCCGTCGAGGTCGTGTGCGATGCCGTACGAGTCGGCGACCTCGTTGCTCGGGTCGCTAAAGAACGTGAAGGGGTAGTCATTGTCCCCGAGGAATCGCTTGACGCCGTAGGGTGTCGAGGCCGTGAGGCCGACGACGCGGCCGGCGCGGTCGTCCCAGTTTCGCTCCGTCAGTTCGTCCCAGACGTACTTGGCGAGGAACGAGCCGGTCATCGGCGTGAACACGAGGATCGTCGGGCCGTCGGTCTCGGCGACGATCTCCGATAGCGTCCGGTCCTCCCAGAACTCGTTGGTGACCAGCGGTCGGGTGAAGTCGGGTGCGTCCGCGCCGGGTTCGGGGTGATCCGCCGGCCCCAACTCGACGACGTCGAACTCCGGCATCAGTCGTCACCTCCGGCCGTCGCCGCGGCTCCCTCGCCGTAGGTCGACTCGAGGTAGTCGACGATGTTGGCGCTTTCGGCCATCGTGACGCCGGTGTTCTCGTCGACGACGACGGGGACGGTCCGGACGCCGGCGACGCGTTTGACGACGTCTCGCTCGGAGTGCATCGGTTCGACGAACCGCGAGCGATAGCCCAGCTCGTACTCCTCGAGGAGTCGGGCGACTCGCTCGCAGAACGGACAGCCCTGGAGCCGGTAGAACGTGATCGGTCGGTCGTCGGTGTCGTTCATGGCCGTGTCTAGGGGAATCGGTCGGGTAAACGTGTCGTCGCCGGCGGTGATGACCGTCATTGTAAAATGGGAAACGGTTAACCGATCCGGCTATTAGGCTGTACATCAATGGCGTTGTCTCCGTCGCTCGCGGTCCCGTTGGCCACCTACGAGCTGCCGGTCGTGGGTGTCGAGCTCGATCAGTCGATAGTGACGATCCTCGGCGCGTTCGCGATCGCCGTCCTCATCGCGCTCTCCGGCTTTTTCTCCTCCTCCGAGATCGCGATGTTCAACCTCCCGAAACACCGTCTCGAGGGAATGATCGAGGACGACGTCTCGGGCGCGGGGCTGGTGAAAGCGCTGAAGGACGACCCCCACCGGCTGCTCGTGACGATCCTCGTCGGAAACAACATCGTCAACATCGCGATGTCCTCGATCGCGACGGCGATCCTGTCGCTGTACTTCGGCGGGCTGGTCGGGGTCTTGCTGGCGACGTTCGGAATCACCGCCCTGGTCTTGCTGTTCGGCGAGAGCGTCCCCAAGTCCTATGCCGTCGAGAACACCGAGTCGTGGGCGGTCCGGATCTCGAAACCGCTGAAGCTCACCGAGTACCTGCTCTTTCCCCTGATCGTCCTCTTCGACTACCTCACCCGGCAGATCAACCGCCTCATCGGCTCGACGGGCGCGATCGAGTCACCCTACGTCACCCGCGACGAGATCCAGGAGATGATCGAGTCCGGCGAGCGCGAGGGTGTCTTGGAAGAGGAGGAACACGAGATGCTCACGCGGATCTTCCGCTTTAATAACACCATCGTCAAGGAGGTGATGACCCCGCGACTCGACATGACGGCGGTGCCGAAAGATGCCCCGATCGACGAGGCCATCGAGACCTGTATCCAGAGCGGCCACGCCCGCATCCCGGTCTACGAGGGGAGTCTCGACAACGTTCAGGGCGTCGTCCACATCCGTGATCTCGTCCGGGACCTGAACTACGGCGAGGCGGCGGACGACGAACTCGAGCTAGCGGACCTCATCCAGCCGACGCTACACGTTCCCGAGTCGAAAAACGTCGACGAACTGTTGACCGAGATGCGGGAAAACCGGATGCACATGGCCATCGTCATCGACGAGTTCGGCACCACCGAGGGGCTGGTGACGATGGAGGATATGATCGAGGAGATCATCGGCGAGATCTTGGAGGGCGGCGAGGAACAGCCCATCGAGGAGATCGCCGACGACACCGTCCTCGTCCGCGGCGAGGTCAACATCGAGGACGTCAACGAATCGCTGGACATCGAACTTCCCGAGGGACAGGAGTTCGAGACCATCGCCGGCTTCATCTTCAACCGCGCCGGCCGGCTCGTCGAGGAGGGTGAGGAGATCACCTACGACGGCGTCCGTATCACCGTCGAGACCGTCGAGAACACCCGCATCCTGAAAGCCCGACTCACGAAACTCGAGCAGCCGGACGACGACGAGCCGGAACCCGACGACGCAGCACCGCTCGAGGCCGACAACGACCACGAGTAGCCCGCCGGGTCACTGCTTCCTGTCGATCGAGCGCGACCGCGGGCCGGATCAGTTCTCCGAACCGACGAGTGCGGCGACATCGCGTGCGACCGCCGGCGGGACGACGATTCGACGGGGTCCCTGCACGTACTGCCCGTCCGGCTGGGCGTACGTCAGCGAGAGGACGGCCGCGTCGCCGAGTCGACGGATCGAAACCGCTTCGATGACTGCGAGATCGATCACCTGTTCGGGTTCGTAGAGATAGATCGTTCGCTCCTCGGGATCGAGCCTGCCGACCGACTGGAGAAACGACGCGAGAACGAGCGCGACGAGCGCGAGCGGAACCGATACCGCCGCGACGAAGGTAAAGGGACTGGCACCGACGGCCAACAGTTCGTTTTGCGAGACGTACCGCCCGACTCCCATCAACAGGCCGATGACGCCCCCCATCACGACGGTCCCGACGGCCGCGTCGATCGCGCGGTCCAGTCGCTTCTCGCCGGGGACGTCGACCGGGAGTCGCTCGAGGTGGCGTTCGGTGTCGCTCGAGGCGGCGACCGCGAGGACGGTCACAGCGATGGCTGCGATGAGCGCGACGACGACGGTGTGGCCGGTCCCGCCGGCTGCCTCGCCGGCGAGCCTGTAGAGCCGCCAGCAGACGACCGTCAGGATCGCGGCGAAAAAGGTGCCGACGCCGAACGTCCACAGCAGTCGGACGGTACGTGAGGTACTGGCGTCGCGACGCCACTGGATCGTCTCGTCGGCGGCATCGGTGACGTCGACGGCGTCCTCGTCCATACGTCGGACTCACGACCCGTCGGGTAAAGACCGTTCGATGTCGGCCGGCTCACAGCAGGACCGCGGCGACGGCGGTGTAGCCGACAAAGGAGACGGTGATCGCGCCGGCCAGCGACCCGATCCACGCGAGGACGGTCACGCCCATCTTGCGGGCGCTGACGCCGCCGCCAGCGCCGGCTGCGGCGTAGCCGCTCCCGATGATCGCGCTGACGATGATCTCGTTGAACGAGACCGGAATGCCGTAGAAGACGGCGGTCTGGGCGATGATAAACGAGGGAATGAGCGCGGCGATCGACCGCCGCGGACCCAGCGAGGAGTAGTCCTGTGAGATCGCCTTGATCATCCGGGGCGCGCCGGTCCACGAGCCCAACAGGAGACCGAACCCGCCACCGACCAACATTGCGAGCAGCGGCAGATCGAGTTCGCCCGACAGCGGGATCAGCGGGCCGATCGCCAGCCCGACCTGACTGCCGCCGGCCGAAAAGGCCACCAGTCCGCCGAGGACGAGCAGGAAGTGCCGCTCGCCCCGTTCGGTGCCGTTGCGCAGGTCCAATCCGATCGCGACCGCCCACAACGCCGCGATCACGGCCGTCGCGAGGGCGGTCCCGGCGATCGCCGGCCCGGGAAGCGAGACGCTCGAGGCCTGTGCGATCGATTGCCCGCCCGCATCCGCCGGACCGAGGATCGCGAACTCGATGTTGGCGACGATCGCGCCGACCACGGCGGCCAGCACGACGATGAGATACTCCTCGGGGACCACCTCGGCGCGCAGCGCTCGAGCGACCGCGTAGGCGATCGAGCCGCCGACGAACGGCGTGAGAACCCACAGGGTGGCGATCTCGGTATATTTGGCCCACGCCGGATCGCCGCCCATCGCGAGGCCGACACCGATGACCGCGCCCGTGACGGTAAACGCCGTCGCGATCGGGTACCCCGTGAAGATCCCGATCGCCACCAGGGCGGCCGCGATCAGCAGCGCCAGCGTCGCGGCCAGCGAGGAGAGAGTTACGCCGCCGATCAGTTCCGTCCCCACCGCCTCGGAGACGTTGGCACCCTGTAGGACCGCGCCACTGAAGCCGAGCAGTCCGACGAGAAAGCCCGCTCGCATCACCGAGATCGCGTTCGCACCGACCGCCGGGGCAAAAGGCGTCGAGCCGCTCGAGCCGGCACCGATCGCCCACGCCATAAAGAGGCTCGCGATCGCGGCGACGCCGAAGGTCCCGAGCGTGGCGATATCGACCATCTACCCGCTTCATATTAGCGGCCCCTACAAGTGTGTGCCGACCTGCAGCTGCCAGTGGCGGACGGTCGGTAACGTAACGGCGATCGGGCCCGCTCGAGTTACTGCAGTGGGGACGCCGTGAGAACCCGCCCGGTCTCCACGTTCATCTGTCGCCGCGTCGGAACCTCGCCTACGTTACTCGACTGGTTCGCAATCGGTCGCGACGTGTTCGAGAAAGAACCCCCTGTGTCTGTACAGGATCCATAGTCCGGTCAGCCAGAGCGTCGCGGCGGCCACGATACCCAGTAGTAGGTCGACATCGTCTTCGACGGTCCCTGCGTTGAGAACGCCGAAAAATCCCAATGTAATGTGCAAACTCCAACCGAGGAATCCCCCGGCGAGACCGATCGGTCGGCCAGTGAGAATCGTCCAGCCGATACCGATTGTACACACACCGACGACGATTGCTGGCCCGTTCTCCAGAGGGCTCACAATGCCTTGACTACCGATCCTCATTCCGTTGATGAGGACTAGCCATCCCAGTATTCCGACGCTGAGCGGTGCCCCATCGGCGGTCGGCTCGAGGAGCCATTTCGCGGTCGCGCGTCCGTCGCGCTCCATACGATATTTCTGTCAGTCCAACATATAATAACCTTATTTCGAGCGGATCGCTCCGGGACCGAGCGAGGCGGCGATCCGACGGGGCGTCTCAGTTCGTCGTCGACCGCGAGTTGTCGTCGGGTTCCGGCGGCGGCTCCGCGCCCTCGATGGCCTCGGCCGCGTCGGTGTCTTTCTCGACCTCGACGTGCCAGCGGTCGATCTCGTCCTCGTACTCGGCGAGCCGTTCGGAGACCGCCTCCTTGAGGTCGTCGTCGTTGACGTTGACCTCGAAGACGAACTGTTCGCCGTTGCCGCCGTTGCGCGTCGACTGCTGGACGTTGGCGCTGACGAGTTCGTTGTCGAAGTAGTACGGCGCGAGCTGGGTCATCACGTTCTGATAGACCGTGTCTTCGACCCGACGCAGGGCCTTGCGGCTCGCTGAGTCGGCCGCGCGCGCGACGTAATCGATCGACTCCTTCCAGTTGTCGACCGCGGCCCCGGCGTCGTCGTCCTCGAGGCTCTCGTAGGACTCCGAGAGCTTCTCGCCGGCGGTCTTGATGTCCTCGTCGGGTTCCTTGCCGGCCTTTTCGCCTTTGCCTTCCTCGACGCTGGCTTGGTCGGCGGTCTTTTCACTGACGTCGGAATCGAGGGTTTCGTGGGCTTTGGGTCGCCACTCGTCCCATTCCTCGAAGGCGCGCGCGAAGCGCGCGCCCCACTCCTGGTCGGGATCGTGGACGTCGACGTCACGGAGTGCGCGCGTGATTCGCTCCCCGTGTTCGACGATATCGCCCCAGTCACCGCGGACTTTGAACCCCGAGATGCTCTCTTCCATTCGGCTGGCCGAGTGGTAGCGTGCGGACAGGTATAAACTTCTCTGCCGTCGTCCGCTTGCGTCGGCCGTCGATGCGGACCGACGTTACCGCTGGCCGCCGGTCTGCTGGCCGCCGATCGGCTGCTGTCCCATCGGTCGGCCGCCCGTGTCCATCCGGCCGCCGGACTGGTTGGTACCCCGTGTCCCCATCGACTGGTGACCGCCCATCTCCTGGCCGCCGCTGACCAGCTCGAGCAGCGTCATACAGGAATCAATCGTCCGATCGATCGCTGAGATCGTCTCAGCGACGTGGGGATGTTGCTGGTACTGCTGGAGTTCCGGCAGGCCCTCCCGGGCGATCCGGATGAACGTGTCCGCGATCTCGGGGCCGAACATCGAGTCGCGGGCGATCAGCTTCTCGTTGAACGCGGCCAGTTCCGCGATGTCGCGACAGATCGCCGCACACGTCGCCAGCTGTGGCCCCTCCGAGGCACACATCTTCGCACACCAGTCGGCGACGTGAGACAGTTCGGTGAAGTCCTCGAGCGCGATCCGCAGTTCGTTGGTGAGGTGATCCTCGAACGATCGCTGGCCCTGCGTCCCCTGGCTTCCCATCCGCTGGCCGCCGCCCATCGACTGCTGACCACCCGTTTGTTGGCCGCCGCTGGTCGGCTGCTGGCCGCTCATTCGTTGCCTGCCCATCGGTTGTTGCCCGCCCGTCCCTTGCATTCCGCCTCGGCTCGTCGGTTGCTGTCCCGTCGGTCCCTGTCGCGGCTGCTGGTGGTGCTGGTTGCTCATTGGAGTTCCTCGCCCGTGATCGGGCACCGGAGGATACGCCGATCGACCGATTAAACCGGAGCCACCGTTACGACCGTTTCGGCCGGGCGAAGGCGGGGTTCGGCGGGCGTCGCGACCGCCTGAATTCCGGACGGTGTGTGGCTCACGACTCGGTAAAATCCTGTTAGCGGTCACAATTCGAGCTTTCCCGCGGCGCGATCGTCTCGACACGGTGTCGCGTCGCACGGTCGTCGCCGCTGATCGACACTGTGAACTACCCGGCGGGTGGCCATACGGGTATGCCGATCGAAGACCGGGACAACGCCTATCTCATCACTCACGCACTGGCCAAGGACACGCTGAGTCGGCTCCGCGACGTCGAAACCGAGCAGGTCAGCTTCCGGAAGGGACTGGTCAAACTCGGTCGGATCTGCGGCTACGAGATCATTGACGGCCGCATGGAGACCGAGTACGTCGAGATCGAGACGCCCTTAGAGCAGACGATGGGCGAGCGCGTTCGCGGCCTCGACGACGTCGTGATCATCAACGTCTTGCGCGCGGCGACGCCGTTCGTCGAGGGCCTGCTGAAGGCCTTCCCGCGGGCGCGACAGGGCGTCATCAGCGCGAGCCGAGACGAGGAAGCCGGCCGCTCCGAGGACGGCTCGTTCCCCATCACGGTCGACTACGTGAAACTCCCCGAGATCACCGAGGATGACACGGTCATCATCGCCGACCCGATGCTCGCGACCGGGAGTACGATGTGTACCGTTCTCGATCACGTCATCGAGAACGCGGTGGAACCCGAGAACTTGATCGTCCTCTCGGCGGTGTCGGCACCGGAAGGGCTGCTCCGGGTCGGCGAGGAGTTCGACGAAGCTGACCTGTTGACGGTGTCGATCGACGACCGACTCGACGACAACGGCTTCATCGTCCCCGGACTGGGCGACGCCGGTGACCGCGCGTTCCGCACGACCTGAGCGGCCGATCCGACATCTCGTACGGGTGGCGACGGACTTTTGCTGATCGCCTCGAATCGACTTCCTATGCGTTACAGCGTCGTCGACCCGGGCGACCTCGAGCGAGTCGATGAGCGACCCTGCGACCTCCGCCGGCTGAGCGACGCGGCCGGGATGGAAAACGTCGCGATCAACCGGTTCGACGCAGAGCCGGGCGAGCAGTTGCCGCTGGCCTACCACTCCCACGAGACCCAAGAGGAGGTGTTCGTCGTCCTCTCGGGAACGCTCCACGTCGAGACACCTGACGAGGAGTTTACGGTCCCGCAGGGGTCGCTGTTCGCGGTCGAACCCGGCGCGCCCCAGCGAGCGTACAATCCCGACGATGCCGACGATTCGGTCTCGGTGATCGCGGTCGGCGCTCCCGCGGTCGACGGCGACGCCGTCCCGTACGAGCCTGAGGAGTGATCGTCGCGCGAGTCTCCAACGGTTTCAAGCGGTTCTCGAGAATCCTTCTTCCCCGACTCGAGGGCCCCGTGACCTCGGCCCGTCCCGTATCCTTACCCTCCGGTCCCGCAGGTGTCGATTCCAAGCACTGCGTTCACCGGACACCGCTGGATGACCGCGGTTGCGAGGATGTCGCTCCCGGCGATGAACGCCAGCGTCCCGAGCGTTCGGTTCCGGTTTCGGTATCCGAGGACGAGGAGTGTCGCCGCGAGGACGAGCCGGTCGAATCCGCCGACGTTTCGTCTATGTCCGAATATA contains the following coding sequences:
- a CDS encoding inorganic phosphate transporter is translated as MVDIATLGTFGVAAIASLFMAWAIGAGSSGSTPFAPAVGANAISVMRAGFLVGLLGFSGAVLQGANVSEAVGTELIGGVTLSSLAATLALLIAAALVAIGIFTGYPIATAFTVTGAVIGVGLAMGGDPAWAKYTEIATLWVLTPFVGGSIAYAVARALRAEVVPEEYLIVVLAAVVGAIVANIEFAILGPADAGGQSIAQASSVSLPGPAIAGTALATAVIAALWAVAIGLDLRNGTERGERHFLLVLGGLVAFSAGGSQVGLAIGPLIPLSGELDLPLLAMLVGGGFGLLLGSWTGAPRMIKAISQDYSSLGPRRSIAALIPSFIIAQTAVFYGIPVSFNEIIVSAIIGSGYAAAGAGGGVSARKMGVTVLAWIGSLAGAITVSFVGYTAVAAVLL
- a CDS encoding DUF5828 family protein, coding for MEESISGFKVRGDWGDIVEHGERITRALRDVDVHDPDQEWGARFARAFEEWDEWRPKAHETLDSDVSEKTADQASVEEGKGEKAGKEPDEDIKTAGEKLSESYESLEDDDAGAAVDNWKESIDYVARAADSASRKALRRVEDTVYQNVMTQLAPYYFDNELVSANVQQSTRNGGNGEQFVFEVNVNDDDLKEAVSERLAEYEDEIDRWHVEVEKDTDAAEAIEGAEPPPEPDDNSRSTTN
- a CDS encoding cupin domain-containing protein; its protein translation is MRYSVVDPGDLERVDERPCDLRRLSDAAGMENVAINRFDAEPGEQLPLAYHSHETQEEVFVVLSGTLHVETPDEEFTVPQGSLFAVEPGAPQRAYNPDDADDSVSVIAVGAPAVDGDAVPYEPEE
- the upp gene encoding uracil phosphoribosyltransferase; the encoded protein is MPIEDRDNAYLITHALAKDTLSRLRDVETEQVSFRKGLVKLGRICGYEIIDGRMETEYVEIETPLEQTMGERVRGLDDVVIINVLRAATPFVEGLLKAFPRARQGVISASRDEEAGRSEDGSFPITVDYVKLPEITEDDTVIIADPMLATGSTMCTVLDHVIENAVEPENLIVLSAVSAPEGLLRVGEEFDEADLLTVSIDDRLDDNGFIVPGLGDAGDRAFRTT
- a CDS encoding YgaP family membrane protein yields the protein MFGHRRNVGGFDRLVLAATLLVLGYRNRNRTLGTLAFIAGSDILATAVIQRCPVNAVLGIDTCGTGG